In Anaeromusa acidaminophila DSM 3853, a single window of DNA contains:
- the pilM gene encoding type IV pilus biogenesis protein PilM has protein sequence MWERMRQIWRRRKSAAVFGIDFGASHLQVAELRQTTGGPVRLRQFAIEDRPWGEKAVSSQMEGELLRDALGRNGMQAEFAVAGIGSEHSYFQVFRFPSMPERELLEAARWELQPFLKENGKHYYYDMAVLKSASSTGDTLVFAAAALKECVDWLVAAAYEAGVKLAAVEPEVVAFARANGDPGEALLVKAEAEHAHLCFVHRGIPERVETIVSEKAELSGLELAAVLTERTAAYQTLHEGCSLQSIYLGGERLAEEALGRVVAKQTGLAVQQNACWQQVTADPLFDKTFLETAAPVLSLSIGLAMRGFQSGLR, from the coding sequence TTGTGGGAACGTATGCGGCAGATTTGGCGGCGGCGGAAATCTGCGGCAGTTTTTGGGATTGATTTTGGCGCTAGCCATCTGCAAGTGGCGGAATTGAGGCAAACAACTGGCGGGCCTGTGCGTTTGCGGCAATTTGCTATTGAAGATAGACCGTGGGGTGAGAAGGCGGTTTCCTCGCAAATGGAGGGGGAACTTCTGCGGGATGCCTTAGGCCGTAATGGAATGCAGGCAGAATTTGCTGTAGCAGGTATTGGATCAGAACATTCTTATTTTCAAGTGTTTCGGTTTCCTAGTATGCCTGAAAGAGAACTATTGGAAGCAGCGCGCTGGGAATTGCAGCCTTTTCTGAAGGAGAATGGTAAACACTATTATTACGATATGGCTGTTCTGAAAAGCGCTTCTTCAACTGGAGACACTCTGGTGTTTGCTGCTGCCGCACTTAAAGAATGTGTTGACTGGCTTGTCGCTGCAGCATACGAGGCTGGTGTAAAACTAGCGGCGGTGGAACCGGAAGTGGTGGCTTTTGCACGCGCCAATGGAGATCCGGGAGAGGCCCTGTTGGTTAAGGCGGAAGCAGAGCATGCGCATTTGTGTTTTGTTCATCGAGGAATTCCTGAGCGTGTTGAAACGATTGTCAGTGAGAAAGCAGAGCTGTCTGGCTTGGAATTAGCGGCAGTTTTAACGGAAAGAACGGCGGCTTATCAGACGTTGCATGAGGGATGTTCTCTGCAAAGCATCTATTTAGGCGGCGAGCGTCTAGCGGAAGAGGCGTTAGGGAGAGTTGTAGCCAAACAGACGGGGCTGGCTGTACAACAAAATGCTTGTTGGCAGCAGGTAACAGCGGATCCTCTTTTTGACAAGACATTTTTAGAGACGGCGGCTCCAGTCTTGTCTCTTAGTATCGGATTGGCTATGAGGGGGTTCCAAAGTGGTTTGCGTTAA
- a CDS encoding PilN domain-containing protein, protein MVCVNFLPPDQRGGRDCLQKLIWFLTVGFFILAVSISFFYFCLLQRQEAKWQQAWDHYQLLLPMEASRREEAQMQEQIERKGQLVQKVLQGSLPWGYALDTIGKRLPPQVWLQEISAEAGGQLRLKGMALTQRDVVAFMKNLESQPAFSGLSLGLVEADEQRLEHFELSLRLKRR, encoded by the coding sequence GTGGTTTGCGTTAACTTTCTGCCGCCGGATCAGCGAGGTGGCAGAGATTGTTTACAAAAATTAATATGGTTTCTTACAGTTGGTTTTTTCATCTTGGCAGTGAGTATAAGTTTTTTTTATTTTTGCCTGTTGCAACGGCAAGAGGCAAAATGGCAGCAGGCTTGGGATCACTATCAGCTCTTGCTGCCAATGGAGGCGTCTCGACGAGAAGAAGCGCAGATGCAAGAACAAATTGAAAGAAAAGGGCAGCTGGTGCAGAAGGTGCTGCAGGGGAGCCTTCCTTGGGGCTATGCCTTGGATACCATTGGAAAGAGGCTGCCGCCGCAAGTTTGGTTACAGGAAATCAGTGCTGAAGCAGGCGGTCAATTGCGCTTAAAGGGGATGGCGCTTACGCAACGGGATGTAGTGGCTTTTATGAAAAATTTAGAGAGTCAGCCGGCTTTTAGCGGCCTAAGCCTTGGGTTGGTAGAAGCGGATGAGCAGAGACTAGAACATTTTGAATTGTCGTTACGGCTAAAAAGGCGATGA
- the pilO gene encoding type 4a pilus biogenesis protein PilO produces MVFWYRLWRKQSSLRKSVAILAAVFILFMGIVFSYIMPCREQLLALEEKTKLQEEENEQLEQYGLQDQSSRKVETQEKYILLQQKLPAGPEVGAFLLELEQAARDSGVSIVQVRPREAQQEASWLQLPVELAARGSFQSMQLFLTFLGRLNRLAVLQSLVLQEQQEDVQAKLTITIYCDK; encoded by the coding sequence GTGGTTTTTTGGTATCGTCTTTGGCGGAAACAGTCTTCGTTGCGTAAGTCGGTTGCTATTTTGGCGGCTGTGTTTATTTTGTTTATGGGAATTGTTTTTTCTTATATTATGCCTTGCCGAGAGCAGCTGCTGGCGTTGGAAGAGAAAACCAAGCTGCAAGAAGAAGAAAACGAACAATTGGAGCAATACGGCTTACAGGATCAAAGTTCCAGGAAAGTAGAGACGCAAGAAAAATATATATTGTTGCAGCAGAAGTTACCAGCGGGGCCGGAAGTAGGGGCGTTTTTGCTGGAACTGGAGCAAGCGGCGCGAGATTCCGGGGTATCAATTGTGCAGGTGCGTCCTCGAGAGGCGCAACAAGAGGCTTCCTGGCTTCAGCTTCCTGTAGAATTGGCGGCTCGCGGCTCTTTTCAAAGCATGCAACTTTTTCTAACTTTTTTGGGTAGGCTGAATCGGCTGGCAGTATTGCAAAGTTTGGTGCTGCAGGAACAACAAGAAGATGTGCAAGCTAAACTAACAATTACTATATACTGTGATAAATAG
- the aroC gene encoding chorismate synthase, with amino-acid sequence MIRYLTAGESHGPSLTVIMEGVPAGVKLEEKLMQQEMARRQQGVGRGGRMAIETDTVRVTSGVRFGETLGSPVTLVVENRDHANWLDKMAPFGEAAGDAVTAVRPGHADLTGVLKYDRQDARDILERASARETAARVAAGGVCKQLLAALGVQVRSHVVNLGGVESPLQGMAAFRAWRQPDPQTACLDEAASLAMKQRVEEAKNAGDTLGGVIEVFADGLWAGLGTYAQGDRRLDARLAAAMVSIPAIKGVEFGEGFQYANLPGSQAHDEIFHADSQGFFRRTNHAGGLEGGMSNGEVVWLRLVMKPIPTLMQPLATVDLRTKAAVDACKERSDVCAVPAAAVVAEAMLAITLAQVISEQFGGDCFQDLKQNIDAYKQRLEKRA; translated from the coding sequence ATGATACGGTATTTGACAGCGGGAGAATCGCATGGACCATCTTTGACAGTGATTATGGAAGGAGTGCCCGCAGGGGTAAAACTGGAAGAAAAGTTGATGCAACAAGAGATGGCGCGGCGCCAGCAGGGGGTAGGTCGCGGCGGCAGGATGGCGATAGAAACCGATACGGTCCGAGTTACATCAGGAGTGCGTTTTGGAGAAACCCTAGGTTCGCCGGTGACTTTGGTGGTGGAGAACCGAGATCATGCTAATTGGCTCGATAAAATGGCGCCTTTTGGAGAAGCAGCAGGAGATGCGGTTACTGCCGTGCGGCCTGGCCATGCGGATTTAACTGGCGTATTGAAATATGATCGACAGGATGCACGGGATATTTTGGAACGAGCCAGCGCTAGGGAAACGGCAGCTCGCGTAGCTGCCGGAGGCGTATGCAAACAGCTTTTGGCGGCTTTGGGTGTTCAAGTCCGATCGCATGTTGTCAATTTAGGCGGCGTGGAATCTCCGTTGCAAGGCATGGCGGCTTTTCGAGCTTGGCGGCAACCGGATCCGCAGACAGCCTGTCTGGATGAGGCGGCTTCGCTGGCTATGAAACAGAGAGTGGAAGAGGCGAAGAACGCAGGGGACACACTGGGGGGCGTGATCGAGGTTTTCGCAGACGGACTTTGGGCGGGCCTTGGCACCTATGCCCAAGGAGATCGGCGCTTGGATGCGCGTTTAGCGGCGGCTATGGTTTCGATTCCCGCTATTAAAGGCGTTGAGTTTGGCGAAGGCTTCCAATATGCAAACCTGCCTGGAAGCCAAGCGCATGATGAAATTTTCCATGCTGACTCGCAAGGTTTTTTCCGCCGTACCAATCATGCTGGCGGTTTAGAAGGCGGTATGAGCAACGGGGAAGTGGTGTGGCTGCGCCTCGTAATGAAGCCGATTCCTACGTTGATGCAGCCGTTGGCTACGGTGGATTTGCGGACTAAGGCAGCCGTAGACGCCTGCAAAGAACGCAGTGATGTCTGCGCGGTGCCGGCTGCGGCCGTAGTGGCGGAAGCGATGCTGGCTATTACCTTGGCGCAGGTGATCAGTGAACAATTTGGCGGTGATTGTTTCCAGGATCTAAAACAAAACATTGATGCTTATAAACAGCGTTTGGAGAAGCGAGCATGA
- a CDS encoding shikimate kinase codes for MRRNLVLIGFMGTGKTTIGRILAARLGYPFVDSDRKLESQEGKSISEIFEQLGEEAFRSKEKEMIARLSRYTGTVIATGGGVVLDEENVKRLRRNGILVLLQASPEVILERTGRRQNRPLLAVEEREERVRSLLSQREEVYTQAADVVIDTSECGPQEIAEKIVEFVRQGGWLRGHRRSSHR; via the coding sequence ATGAGACGCAATCTTGTTCTAATTGGCTTTATGGGAACTGGCAAGACTACGATTGGCAGGATTTTAGCGGCAAGGCTTGGTTATCCTTTTGTTGATAGCGATCGTAAATTGGAAAGCCAGGAAGGGAAAAGCATTTCTGAGATTTTCGAGCAATTAGGCGAAGAAGCTTTTCGCAGTAAGGAAAAGGAAATGATTGCCCGTCTATCGCGCTATACAGGAACCGTTATTGCCACTGGCGGCGGTGTGGTTCTGGACGAGGAAAATGTAAAACGCTTGCGGCGCAATGGAATTTTGGTTTTACTCCAGGCCTCGCCGGAAGTTATTTTGGAGCGTACCGGCCGAAGACAAAATCGTCCGCTGCTGGCGGTGGAGGAACGGGAAGAGCGAGTGAGGTCTCTTTTGTCTCAGCGTGAAGAGGTATATACGCAAGCAGCAGACGTAGTTATTGATACAAGCGAATGCGGACCGCAGGAAATTGCGGAAAAAATAGTGGAATTTGTAAGGCAAGGAGGCTGGTTGCGTGGACATCGTCGAAGTAGCCACCGGTGA